In the Planctomycetaceae bacterium genome, GAGACAGAATCCGGACGTCGCGAGTTTCGATTTGTCGAAGGTCCGGTCTTCACCAACATTCTGCTGGCGGACGAAATCAACCGAACGCCGCCGAAGACCCAGGCCGCTCTACTGCAGGCCATGCAGGAACACGAAGTTACTGTTGGACAGACAACGTATCAATTACCGGAGCCGTTCTTCGTCATCGCTACCCAAAACCCCATTGAACAGGAAGGCACCTACCCTCTGCCTGAAGCGCAGCAGGACCGATTCATGTTCAATGTTAAAGTCGACTACCCGACCCTTGAAGAAGAAGAACGCATTCTTGAAGCGACAACAAGCGGCGAACGTGCCGAAGTTCGAAAAGTACTTTCCGCGCGATCTATTCTTTACCTGCAAAAGCAGATCAGCCAGATTGTGGCCAGCCCACTGATCATCAGTTACGTCACACGGCTTGTTCGTGCCACGCGTCCCAAAGACGGCGCGGCACCCGACTTTGTGAAAAAACTGGTCGACTGGGGCGCGGGGCCTCGTGCGGGCCAGTACCTGATCGCCGGGGCAAAGGCAGTGGCCGCCATGGACGGACGACCCAATGTGACGATTGAAGATGTCCGCAAAGTTGCCATTCCCGTTCTGCGCCATCGACTGGCTACCAATTTTCAGGCACAGGCCGAAGGCATGGCTGCCGACGATATTGTCACGCGGCTGGTAAAAGAAGTTCCTGAACCCAATATTCCAAAGTACGAACGCTAGACCGGTCAATCTGTCCTTCGATGGCTGACTTCACGAATTCCGTTTCAATCTGGTTACCCGGTGTCATCGCCATGATGGTGCTGATTCTGCTGTCGGGTTTTTTCTCGGCCAGCGAAACAGCATTGTTTTTCCTGTCTCGCGACGAGATCCGAAATTTCGGCAAAGGCGTGGGGCGTCAGCGAATGGTGGCCGCACTGATGGCGCGACCGGATCGACTGCTGACCGCCATTTTGTTCTGGAATCTGTTGATCAATCTGGCCTATTTTTCAGTCGGCCTGGTCACGATGAACAAGCTGTCGCACGGCGGATTCAATCGCGTGGCTGCGGCGCTGGGTATCAGTAATCTGGTGGGAATCATTGCCATCGGAGAAGTGTTTCCAAAGAGCCTGGCCGTTGCCTTTCGACGAACCCTGGCACCGATGGTAAGCTGGCCGCTGGCTGTGATGACTGCCGTTCTTGACCCTGTCATTCCCGTCCTGGGCAAGACCGCGTTGTCTCTGCGTCGAGCTTTCTGGCCACATGTTCGCGGCGAATCTCACCTGAACCCCAAAGACCTGGAACACGCAATCGATGCATCGGCTGCCATCAGCGCGGATCTGCTGGATATCGAACAACAGGTGCTGCACAACGTTCTGGATTTAAGTGAGATTCGGGTTGAGGAAGTCATGCGTCCCCGAAGTCACTGCCTGATCGTTTCAGCCAATGACAGTTTTGCAACGCTGAATACCAGTATCCAGAGCGTGGATTATCTGTTGCTTCAGGACCCGGGTGAAGATCATGTGAGCCGCGCGGTGGCTTTGGGGGCCATCAGCGCGTTTGACCATCGTCGATTCCGCCAGATGTCAGAACGCGTGATCTTTGTGCCCTGGTGTTCGACTCTGGCCTGGACGCTTTCGGAACTGCAGCGGCAGTATTGCGGTGTTGCCGTCGTCGTCCATGAAATGGGTGAGATGGTGGGAGTCGTTTCTTACGAAGACATCCTGGAAACCATGCTCACGGAGAGCCCCAGTCGAACGCGCCGAATCATGCGCAGAGAACCGCTGATTACTATTGGCCCCAATCGATTTCACGCAGATGGACTTGTAACACTCCGGTACCTGGCAAGTCAGTTGCGAGTGGATTTCGATATGGATGTTGACGGCCAGTACACGATTAATGGCCTGATTCATGACGAGCTTGAACGATTCGCAGAAGTTGGCGATTCGATCGTCTGGAAGACATGGACATTGACGGTCATTGAGACGGCCGCCCGGGGACGTGTGCGAGTGCTCATCGAACAGCTGCCAGCCGGACTTTCGATGGGTGATGCCGCGACCGAGCCGGAGAAGCAATCATGATTCCCGCATTGACCATGTTTGCAGGCATCATCTTGTTTCTCATCGGTGTCCGACTGTCCTTCTTCTTTAGTGGAAGTGAAACCGGGTTCTACAGACTCAGCCCACTTCAATTGGCAATCCGCGTGCACCAGGGCGACAGAGTTGCTCAAAGTCTGCAAAAATTCGTCAATCACCCCGAACGGTTTGTGGCCACGGCCCTGGTCGGTAACAACGTTGCGAATTATCTGGTCACTGTCGCTATTGGACTGGTCATGTCGGTCCTGGTAACAGATTCTTCCGGGGCCGCTGAAGTGATTTCAACGGTCGTCGTGACGCCCGTCGTTTTCGTCTTCGGCGAATTGATTCCCAAGAGTCTCTTTTATCTGGCGCCTCTGTCGCAGCTGCGGGCCAACGCACGCTGGTTCTCCTTCAGTTATGTGGTGTCACTGCCACTATCCTACCCACTGATTCTTTTGTCTCGGTTTATCGCGAAGCTTGGAAATTCAGATCGCCAGCCGCTGGAAACAGTGTTGAGCCGCACTCGACTGGTCAGCGTTCTCGAAGAAGGACATCGCGAAGGTTTACTGACAGAGCTTCAAAGTCAGCTGGCCGACAACATCATTCAGGTGGCAAGGCACCCGGTTTCGTTGTCCATGATTCCGGCGCTGGGCGTTCAGGGGGCTCCAGAGAATGCTTCGCGCGAGGAGATCCTGGCGTTAGCAAGACGTTTGCAGAATCCCCGAATTCTTCTGCATCTTCCCGGGCAGCCAGGCCAGTGGTGTCGATATGTGCGTGTCGCGGATCTTTTTGAAAAAGGGAAATCACCGCGTTCAGTCGCTGTCGCCCTGCCGCAATTCGCATCTGATGCCCCCAAACTGGAAGTACTTTCCGAATTGGTTCGGCAGTACAGCAACTACGGCGTCGTCGTGGAGGAAGGTCGAGTGCTGGGTGTTGTAAGCCGACGGACACTGCTGGCCCAGTTACAGCGAAGCGGACCAAGAACCCAGTTGCCAGTGGAGCCGATTCCACCTGACAAAGTCGCCGCATCCATTCGTCAGGCTCGCGACGTCGTGAAATCGACATCGCAGGACGCCGGGCAGCAGAGCAAAGACAAGTCATGATGATTCAGGATGCTGTTTCCAGAGAAGGCAGGCAGCAACAACTGGCAGTGACAATTCTGGCGGTCTTCGAATTGCTGCTGATTGTGGCGACCTGGAAGCTTTGGACTGGTCAATCGGCATTCCCGATGGTTCCTCTTCTGCCATTGAATTCACAATCGGCCCGCTTGCTGTCCGACCAGTCCATCGTCATGCAGTCTTTGGCAGCCACGCTGACACCGCTGTTTCTGACGTGCCTGATGGCGTGGACTGCCTGTCATCTTCGGATGGCGATGATAGGCTGGAAGACCATAACCGGCCTCGCAACGCTGCTGATCGCTTCGCTGCTCGTATTGCAGAACGAACACCGCCTTCAGGCATGGCACTGGTTCTTTATGGTTGGGTTAAGCTCATCGATTGTGCTGGGCCCCTGCAACTGGCGGCGTTTGTTGTGTCTGCAGATTTCCATGGTCTACGTCTTTTCCGCGTTATCTCGATTCGGTCCGCAAACCAGCGACATGATGACCTGGCAAATTGCCTCCATGCTCTTGAAGCTGGCGGGACTTGGCAGAGCATCAGCGGATGCTTCCGTGCTTTCTGCGTTCGCCTGGTCGTTTGCATTTGCCGAATTCCTGATCGGGCTTGGGCTCCTTGTCCGACGTTTTCGTCAACTCGCTGCCGTCGCCGCGATGCTGTTACATGCAACACTCATCCTGGCCCTCAGTCCCTTTGGTCTGGGACACCACTGGGGCGTTCTGATCTGGAACAGTATGTTCCTGTGCCTGCTTCCCGTACTTTTTCTGTCGCAATCACAGAATGATGCGATTCACGATCAGAAGCGGTGGTTCCGAATACTCGCCAGCGCAGTCGTTCTCATTCCGCTCACTGGTTTGATAGGATTTGCCGACAACTGGATGTCGTGGCAGCTGTATTCGCCCAGGCCGGAAGTCTACGGGTTGTTCATTCGCTCAGATGCCATCAAAGACCTGCCGGAAACGGTTCGGCCTTTTGCTGCCGCCCCCAATCCTGTCGATGATTTTTGCTCCGTACGTCTGGATCGATGGTCACTCGACCAGACGAACTCACCATTGTATCCGGAAGACCGATTTCAGATGGCAATCATTCGATTTGTTACCGCGCAAATCTTGGATCGATCTGCAGTCCGGGTAATCATCGATGAACCACAGGTCCCTCTGTGGTGGAATCGCCGGATCACCATTCTCAATTCCCCGGAATAGCCGACCATACGTCGGCAGGCTGTTGATTGGTGCCGGGGCTGCCTATCCGCCGGAGATTGCCCTTTGCGCTGCCACCGCTCCACTGTCGTCGCTACTGGCACAAGGCTCGCGAAGAAGATCAATCGCGCTTCTCATGTGCTGGCGGTGATCACCAACAACAACGCGTGCGAACGAGCCATGCGTCCCGTAGCTATGGTTCACAAGAACTGGGTATTCGTTGCCAGCAAACCGGCTGGCGACCGAGCCGCAGTCCTGATGTCGATGATTGCCAGCCGCAAAGCTGACCTCGTGGAACCCGGGCCTTGCTCAAAGAGGTGCTGATCCGCTCGGAGCCCCTCATGAGTTTCTGATCGCCGGACCATCTCTGAACGAAGAAATCTCGAACGACAACGCTGCTCAGACGATTAGCGTGTTCCTCACCTGGTTATGACCTGGCGGTTATGAATGTGTACTCGCTGTCACGTAGCTGCTAAATGACTTCGAGGGTTTCGGACTCCGAAGATCAAGGGCCTCAAGTTCCGCTGATACACCGCGCTACGTTGTCTGCGGCATTGGCTGTTTGGGTCACCAGCGTTGAGAGTTCACTTGTCGCTCCATATTGCTGCTCTACTGCGGATCGGATGCTCACAGACACCGTGGTGATTTCATCGATGATGTTGAGAATGTTGCTGATTTCAGATGCGGCGACGTCTGATACGGTTCGGATTTCAGACAGTTGGCAGTTGATGTCGGCGGACAGCTAAGCTAAGCGTGCCTGAAGAACAGGGGCTTGGCACCTTTCGAAGGTGCACTCGGTGAAATTCGTTTTCGAGACGGAATCGCCTGAGGCGACATCGCGCATATTGGATAGCGTAAAGAATGTTCCTGGATTGCATTCTCATGTAATTCAGAATGTCCCCTTATCGCTCTGCTCGGTGCTGTGGATCGTGTGCCTCACTGAGGAAACCGCCGAGGACAGTCACGCCTGACGCAGAATCAGTCCAGTTCATGCCATCCTGCGACGCCGTTGGGCGGGTCGGCTCTGACTTCTGCTAATCGACCAGCTCATTTCCGAGCACGCGATCCAGCTCGAAGAATTCCTAAACATCAAGCCCGCTTGCTACGATGCCTCGCGACGTTGTTCGCTTAAGACGTCCGTTACCGAAAACAGAAGGGACAGGATGACAGGATCAGCAGGATTTCTGCCATGGACCAACCCCGCACTCATCCTGTCAATCCAGTGATCCTGTCCAGGAACAATCCCCTCGAATCCGAATCATGAAACACGAAGACCTCACCCAGAAGATCATCGGCTGTGCCTATCAGGTCTATAACACCATGGGCTGCGGGTACCTCGAATCGGTGTATGAAAAGTGCCTCATGATCGAACTCAAAAAAGCGGGTCTGTCCGCTGTCGCTCAATACCCCATTCAGGTGACGTACGCTGGTGAAATCGTCGGTGACTTCATCGCCGACATTTTCGTCGAAGGAACCATCATCGTGGAGCTCAAGGCAATCCGCCAGCTAACGACCACGCATGAGGTTCAACTTGTGAACTACCTGACGTCCACCAATACGGAAGTCGGCCTGCTCATCAACTTCGGGGCAACAAAAGTGGAAGTGAAAAGAAAGATCAGAACTCTGCCTTCTGCGTGAAGACAACGGAGGGGATCACAGGATGAACAGGATTTCCGCCATGGTCAAACCCCGCACTCATCCTGTCAATCCTGTGATCCTGTCCTGTACCGTTGCACTGTCTGCCTTCTGCGTGAAGACAATGGACAGGATGACGGGATGAACAGGATTTTCGCCATGGACAACCCTCGCACTCATCCTGTCAATCCTGTGATCGTGTCCTGTACCGTTGCGCTGTCTGGGTTCTGCGTGAAGACAACGGAGGGGATCACAGGATGAACAGGATTTCTGCCATGGACAAACCCCGCACTCATCCTGTCAATCCTGTGATCGTGTCCTGAACCGTTGCACTGTCTGGGTTCTGCGTGAAGACAATGGACAGGATGACGGGATGAACAGGATTTCTGCCATGGACAACCCTCGCACTCATCCTGTCAATCCTGTGATCGTGTCCTGAACCGTTGCGATGTCTGGGTTCTACGTGAAGGCGATGGACGGGATCACAGGATGAACAGGATTTCTGCCATGGACAACCCCCGCACTCATCCTGTCAATCCTGTGATCGTGTCCTGTACCGTTGCGATGTCTGGGTTCTGCGTGAAGACGACGGACGGGATCACAGGATGAACAGGATTTCTGCCATGGACAAACCCCGCACTCATTCTGTCAATCCTGTGATCGTGTCCTGTACCGTTGCGATGTCTGGGTTCTGCGTGAAGACGACGGACGGGATCACAGGATGAACAGGATTTCTGCCATGGACAAACCCCGCACTCATTCTGTCAATCCTGTGATCGTGTCCTGAACCGTTGCACTGTCTGGGTTCTGCGTGAAGACAATGGACAGGATGTCGGGATGAACAGGATCTGTATTGTTGCCATCTCTGGCGAGAATCCGGTTGTTCCTGTGAACCTGTCGAGGCCCGTTGAACCGTCTGTGTTGTCAGTCAAATCAACGCGGGCTTGCAGGGGGCTGACGTTTCCCGAAGTTCATCTTATGAGAACTGTTTTCAAAGCCAGGGCTGGTTTGTGCCTGTGACGGAGTCGTCAGTCGGATTCATCAACGGCAAACCGCTGCGGTTCTTTCAGGCGGGCACCCAGTAATTCCAGTTGATATCTGACAAGTCCGGCGACTTCATTGTTGAACGTATCGTCGTCCGAAAACGTCAGCGGGATCTTTCGTTCTGTGGAATCCAGGATGACTCCCCTGGACTTTGTCGCTGACGGGCGTCGTCGGTCGCCGGACTCCTTTGGGTTGAGCGTGATGGCTGAGCCGATGCCAATGTCGGTGACGGAATCGGTCGAAACAGACAACCTCTTGCGGAACCATCCGACACCCACTCCGCCGGTCAGCTTGTCGCGATTGACACGAATAGTTACTCGGCCAAACCACAGGGCCAGAAGCATTCCCAGCGGCATGAGCCCCACGATGACAAAGATAGAGAGAAAGGCCAGCATGGCAATCGTGAAAAGATTCAGCTCCTGCGATTTCAGAATGCCGACCGCCATCGTGCCCACGACGCCATACCAAAACACACAGAAGAAGGCCAAAAATGGTGTCCCGATGGCTCGAAAGATAAGAGGGACGGCAACCGGGTAGCTGATCGCAAGATCATGGGCATCAAACGAGTCGATACGGACCCTGGAATCCGGCGGCAGGTCCTCCGGGCACAGTTCCGGAGGCCGCTGGGTGATGGATGAATGCTCTTCCAGATCGCTGATGCCGTCCTGAAGAATGCTGTTGGTTTCGATGGATGCGGCTCTCGCCAATGCTTCTTCGCCGTAGAGGCCTCCGTCCCAGTTGAGAAATTGATTGATGACCGTGACAAGCCATTCCTTTTCGGCGACCTCCAGGGCGGTCCCAAAGCATTCTTTGCGGTCATTAACCCCATAGACCGCAACCCGATAAACGGGCTCATTGTTTTGCTCATACGATTCTTCAAGTTGCGCATGAGCTCCCTCGCCCAATTCCAGCTCAGTGAACTTCTTGCGCCCCGCGAGGCTGCGTTGAATGGACAGCAGGTTTGGCTGTACGGCCAGCATGACCTGAGTAAATCGCATGCGAAACCAGGCCACGATCATCCCGACTCCAACGGCGTAGAACGCACCGAAGAAGAGAGTCAGAAGTATCAGCTGTTTGCCCCCGGGCTTTTCTGCAAAGAAGAAGCCACATGCAATCGCGGTGGTGATTAGCAACCAGAAGACAGCAAACCATCCCAGCGCGCGGCCTCTTCTTCCGCCTGGCGGGATCACGATCACCAGCCGCTGTGCCGAGTTCTCATGCAGCAGGATCGTTGAGCCTTCCGGCGGATTAGGAGTTTCAGACGCCATGGATTTTTCTACCCTGACAGCAGGATGCAGACCGTGCAACGGACAATGACAGAACCGGGGACAAAGGGACATACCAACCGGGCCCTGCCCGGCGAAAGTCCATTCCACTGTGTTCAATCTCCTGGGGCGTGACGGCGGCAAACGGCCTCTCGCCCCGAAAAAGACAACACCGCCAAACGTGATGATCGTTTGACTCAACAAGCCGTCCTGCAAGTCCTGACTCCGATCTCCGATCTCCGATCCGCATTTCAGCGAATCGAGTTTCGGATTTCGACCAAATCGTTCCGCTCAGGACGCAGCGAAGCAGGTGCAACGTTATATCAGATCAGGCTATCAACACTGTTGCAGGTGGTTTGATTTTGGAGCGTTAGCGCCTGACAAACCGCCAATGGCGGCTGCGAGCGGGCGTGCTGGTCGAACGCGAACTGCATCCCTCGATCGAAGGCACGATGCAAGGCGGTCCGCTGTCTCCGATCCTGGCGAACATCCTGCTGGATGACTTCGACAGGGAACTGGAGCATCGTGGTCTGCATTTCGTCCGCTATGCCGACGACTTCCTCGTGTTTACCAAAACGAGAGAAGCCGCCGTCCGCGTGGCCCGTTCGATCGAGAACTATCTGACTCGCAAACTGAAACTGGTGATCAGTCATCAGAAGAGCCGCATCTGCCGCACGGAAGGAGTCGCCCCAAAAAGAATCGAACAGGGCTCGGCTTCGCTTTCGAAGGCTGGGGCGGTCAGATTCGGGTTAGCCCGAAGAACGAACGCAAGTTCCGTAACCGCGTCAAGCAGATCACACGTCGCAACCGCGGCGTGTCGATGTCTCTTCGCTTCACGGAGTTGCATCGCTACTTTCAGGGCTGGGTGGCTTACTTTCGTTTCGTGCCGATCAAGACGTACTTCGCGGAACTCGACAAGTGGATTCGCCGTCGCATCCGGGCCTGTGACTGGAAGCACTGGCGCGGTGTCCGCACGAGGATCGCGAATCTGCGTCGGCTCGGTGTCAAAGACGACGAAGCGGTCACCCACGGCTGCAGTCGCAAAGGTCCCGTGGACGCTGTCGTCACGCTCAAAGCGATGCACGAAGCACTGTCGCTGGACTATCTCGCTCAGGAAGGATTAGTCAGCCTGTTCACAATCTGGCAGACACTCACTGCGAAAGATCTGAACCGCCGGTGCGGACCCATGCCGGGTGGTGTGGGCTCAGCCCCAAGGCTGACCTATGCCGATCCTGGTTAGGCGATTCTTGTTTAAGGCACTATTGCTCCTTTTGCCATGATTCCATCAAGGATTGCATGTCCAGTCGGGCTGCAATCCGCAGGCGAGAAGTTGGTAGGATGAGTTCCGCATCCCTTAATGTGCTCGTCCCAAGGAAAAAGACGGTGTCATCAACACGCAGAATTGCGGTCATGTAGATGGCACGGTTGGCATTCGATCAACTGGTAGTTACGGAACTCTCCAGCAACCCTGGACAAAGGCAATACATTCGCAACACCGAACGTAGCTTTGCCTTTGGTTGTCACCAATCGGAGTTCGAGCGTCCTGCTGAGATCGCGCAAGTACAGATGAAAGAAGTCTGAGTCGAGATATCGGTCGAAGTAGTGGACGCAGCGTTTGGCAGTGTTAATCGCGTCGCGTATCTTGAGATAGACGGTGAAAGGCGTATTTGCTTCATGTAGCTCCGCAGCCCAATTGATGGGAACGCGATCGATCGCGTTTAGAGTGTTTTTCTTAACGAGAGCTACGCGTTCCCGAAACTCTTTCTGTTTGTCGAATGGATCACTTGACTTTCTCGCAAGGATTCCAAGGTAATTTCGCAGTCCGTATTGTTCGCCAGCAATTTCGTTGTACTCGTCCACAAAACGAGCAGTGCCAAACGTTACGAATACACACACCTCGTTCATCCACCGGTCCATGTCCGGCCCAAGTGAAGCCGCAACGATCTGGTACTCAGTGTTGGTTGGGGGCTGTGCCTTTTCTGCAAGTGCATCAACCGGTGCGAGCACTCTGCCAAGCTGAAGGATCAGCGTCGATCTTTGAGCGGCGCTGTCAACCTTCATCAGCGTCTGTTCGCTAACGCCCCGCGTCACCGGGGCCCGTGAGTTGAGTATCCATTTGAAAAACCGATCCAACGGGCCTCCGGTGCACACTACTGATGGTTATGCCTTATTTGTCTGCAGGCACAGGCAATTTCGTCTTCGTTGTGCTGATCCTCATCTCCTCAAGTGCGATCGATATCCCTTCAATCGCTTGCTGCGATGCGGAAATTTTCTCAGACAATACGCTGATTGATTTGTTTAAGGATGCGGTACGTTTATCGAGATCATCCGGCTTCACAACGGCAAGCGTCGGAGGCGTTGAGTTCCCCGCATTGCAAAGTCATCATCTTCAAAAATGCCAAAACAAAGCATAACAGCCCCTGTGATCAGCAAAACGGCGATGAGCACGTCATGCACAGCGGAATTTATTCGAGCAAGCTAAACCTGTTATGAACTTTGGGGAGTGGAGTCTTGCGAGCATAATGGTGACGAATGCGAGCCAGTGCCAGCAAATCAAGCGTCACACTCAGCCGTTCGTAGTCTGCGCCAGTCTTCGGAATCTCGCCAGCCAGGCAAAGGTTCGTTCCACAACCCACCGGCGAAGGTAATAGTACAAATCCACGCTTCGCTTCCGTGTGCTTAACTACTTCCAAACGAATCGACTCAGCGTTCGCCTGTTCAACAGCGATTCTCCGGTGTAACCTGATCGACAGCCACGCCAACTCTACCGACTGATCCGTCACTTCCTGAACTTGTTTCGCCAGCTCACCGACCTGCGCACGGTCCTGTTCGTTTGCTGGTGTTACAACAGTGGCAAGTAAATGCCCAAGTGTGTCTACCGCCACATGAACCTTCGATCCTTTGCGTCTCTTTGCTCCATCGTAACCGGCCCAGGATCCACTCTCCGGGGTCGACTGCTAATGTCCGCATCAAAATCACTGCTGAAGGATCTTCAGCACGCTCCGTATTCAGTCGAGCCACCATTCGAAGATCATGAACAATGGATTGGAAGACTTTCGCATCAACCCAGCGTCGAGCTTTGCTGGTACACCACAGTCCATGGCGGAAAAATCATTGGGCGGGTATCGCCACCCGGACAGCCAGTCTTAACAACATACTGCAATGCATTGAATACGGCTCGCAGAGGATATTCCCGCTGCGGTGCGTCTTCCGTCATCAACGTCAGATACGGCACAACAAATTCCCATTCGTCATCCTTGACGTCGCTGGGATACGACGTGTCTTACTCATCACTTAACTTCAACATATGTTTCAAGTTAAGTCAATAACGAGCTCTAGAGGATTCGATGCCGTTCAAATTTCGCCAGCGTCTCCACGTGAAGCGATCGCTTTGGGCGTGGAGGACCGATTCCAAAACCAGAGCGGTGATACCAACGCACCGGCCGCTTGGTTGTCCTTGAGGCAACATTTTGAACTGAATCGAACCAAGCGTGTGTCCAGTCCTCCATTGCCAGAGACTTCAGCGCAGCAGTAACTACGGACGCGGAATACAGGTAGTAAACTGACTGAAGCAGTCGCTTGCACGCCCACACAAAGCCCGCAACTAAGAGGCACAGGAATGCAGTGCCAATGAATAGGAGC is a window encoding:
- a CDS encoding MoxR family ATPase, which translates into the protein MAEKRDFDEFLEKFRRHHEVMVEELHKVIVGQDDVIDQILSAIFTGGHCLLVGVPGLAKTLVVSTIARLLDVQFRRIQFTPDLMPSDITGTNVLEETESGRREFRFVEGPVFTNILLADEINRTPPKTQAALLQAMQEHEVTVGQTTYQLPEPFFVIATQNPIEQEGTYPLPEAQQDRFMFNVKVDYPTLEEEERILEATTSGERAEVRKVLSARSILYLQKQISQIVASPLIISYVTRLVRATRPKDGAAPDFVKKLVDWGAGPRAGQYLIAGAKAVAAMDGRPNVTIEDVRKVAIPVLRHRLATNFQAQAEGMAADDIVTRLVKEVPEPNIPKYER
- a CDS encoding CNNM domain-containing protein, translating into MADFTNSVSIWLPGVIAMMVLILLSGFFSASETALFFLSRDEIRNFGKGVGRQRMVAALMARPDRLLTAILFWNLLINLAYFSVGLVTMNKLSHGGFNRVAAALGISNLVGIIAIGEVFPKSLAVAFRRTLAPMVSWPLAVMTAVLDPVIPVLGKTALSLRRAFWPHVRGESHLNPKDLEHAIDASAAISADLLDIEQQVLHNVLDLSEIRVEEVMRPRSHCLIVSANDSFATLNTSIQSVDYLLLQDPGEDHVSRAVALGAISAFDHRRFRQMSERVIFVPWCSTLAWTLSELQRQYCGVAVVVHEMGEMVGVVSYEDILETMLTESPSRTRRIMRREPLITIGPNRFHADGLVTLRYLASQLRVDFDMDVDGQYTINGLIHDELERFAEVGDSIVWKTWTLTVIETAARGRVRVLIEQLPAGLSMGDAATEPEKQS
- a CDS encoding CNNM domain-containing protein, which codes for MIPALTMFAGIILFLIGVRLSFFFSGSETGFYRLSPLQLAIRVHQGDRVAQSLQKFVNHPERFVATALVGNNVANYLVTVAIGLVMSVLVTDSSGAAEVISTVVVTPVVFVFGELIPKSLFYLAPLSQLRANARWFSFSYVVSLPLSYPLILLSRFIAKLGNSDRQPLETVLSRTRLVSVLEEGHREGLLTELQSQLADNIIQVARHPVSLSMIPALGVQGAPENASREEILALARRLQNPRILLHLPGQPGQWCRYVRVADLFEKGKSPRSVAVALPQFASDAPKLEVLSELVRQYSNYGVVVEEGRVLGVVSRRTLLAQLQRSGPRTQLPVEPIPPDKVAASIRQARDVVKSTSQDAGQQSKDKS
- a CDS encoding GxxExxY protein, coding for MKHEDLTQKIIGCAYQVYNTMGCGYLESVYEKCLMIELKKAGLSAVAQYPIQVTYAGEIVGDFIADIFVEGTIIVELKAIRQLTTTHEVQLVNYLTSTNTEVGLLINFGATKVEVKRKIRTLPSA
- a CDS encoding group II intron maturase-specific domain-containing protein; protein product: MRVSPKNERKFRNRVKQITRRNRGVSMSLRFTELHRYFQGWVAYFRFVPIKTYFAELDKWIRRRIRACDWKHWRGVRTRIANLRRLGVKDDEAVTHGCSRKGPVDAVVTLKAMHEALSLDYLAQEGLVSLFTIWQTLTAKDLNRRCGPMPGGVGSAPRLTYADPG